In Candidatus Nomurabacteria bacterium, the DNA window AATATTTATTTCGGGGTGATTGTCACGAATCTCTTTTAGAAGTTTTGATCCAGGATCAGAAATTGCTGGTGTTCCTGCGTCTGTGACGAGTGCTAAGTTTTTACCTTCTAGTAGTAGATCGATTATTTTTTCTGAAGAAAAAACGTTGCTTTTTGAATGATAAGAAATATATGAATTTTTTATTCCAAAAGAACTGAGCATGGTACCAGTTTTTCTTGTGTCTTCTGCAATTATATAATCAACTTCTCGAAGTGTGTTTAGCGCTCTCTCCCCTATGTCTCCTAGATTCCCTATTGGAGTTGCTACGACGTAGAGTGTGCTTTCTGTTTTTTTATTTTCCTTTGGCATAAAAGAGTTTTTTACCTACGTGTAGTGGGATAAGCGCGCTAGTAACTTTCTTATATTCTTCGTATTCTTGATTGCCGGCGTATCTTTTTTCTAGAAGTGGTATGCCAGAAACTTTTGTTATTAGAATAGTTATAGTTATAGGTCCTATAATTCCAAACATAAAACCTTGAGTACACAAAGTCATAAGCCATATTCCCCACCAAAGTGTTACTTCTCCAAAATAGTTTGGATGTCTTGTGTATTTCCACAAACCTTCTTTCATTATTTTCCCCTTATTTTCTTCTTTTTTCAAAAATCTGGAAAGCTCATAATCTCCAACTGTTTCGTATAGAAATCCAGCTACAAAAACAAGAAATCCAAATATAACAAAAATATTTTTGTAAGTTTCTGGACTAGTACTCATGCCGATAGATACAGGTAAAACGATTAGAGAAAGCATAAATCCTTGAAGAAGATAAACTTTCAAGAAAGATTTTATTATAAAATTTTTACCCCACTTTTCTCTCCACTCTTTATATCGCCAGTCTTCTTTTTTGCTAGTATTTCTTTTTGAGATATGTACAAGTAGTCTCGTTGCCCACAAAAACACAAGTGCAAGGATTATTATTTTTGGAGTATTGATTTCACTTATATTTGTCAGAAAAAAAGAAATCGTTACAAACAAAAATCCAGGCCCCCAAGCGCTATCGGCTATATCATTTCGATTTAGAAGCATGCCAAGCAAAAATATAACTGACATGTAGATAGTCGCAAGAATTATATTTGAGATAAGTATTTCTATTATATTCATAGCTTATTTTAGGAATCTATCTAGGGCTATATTTACCCTTTTTCTAAAGTCTTCTTTTTGGCTTTCAAACTCTGAAACAGGCCCTACATATACGTTTTTTGGGTCTACAAAGCCCTCTAGAGCGTTGACTACGAGTTTTAGGCCTTCTATACCGCGAGCCCCTCCAACTGTCCCAGAAGAGACGCCACAAAATAGCCACTTTTTTCCACTATAGTTTGGGACCGCTCCGGCGTCTATCAGCATTTTTAGTTCCCCTGGATATCCATGATTGTATTCTGGTGTGACAACTATAAAGTGCGTTGCAACTGTGATCAGGTCATTCCACTCTTTTGTTTTTTCTGAAGATAGCCCCTCTGTATAATCATGAGCAAAGTCTCTTACATCTACT includes these proteins:
- a CDS encoding DUF1295 domain-containing protein: MNIIEILISNIILATIYMSVIFLLGMLLNRNDIADSAWGPGFLFVTISFFLTNISEINTPKIIILALVFLWATRLLVHISKRNTSKKEDWRYKEWREKWGKNFIIKSFLKVYLLQGFMLSLIVLPVSIGMSTSPETYKNIFVIFGFLVFVAGFLYETVGDYELSRFLKKEENKGKIMKEGLWKYTRHPNYFGEVTLWWGIWLMTLCTQGFMFGIIGPITITILITKVSGIPLLEKRYAGNQEYEEYKKVTSALIPLHVGKKLFYAKGK
- a CDS encoding NAD(P)H-dependent oxidoreductase, producing the protein MKNILIILGTGREGRESEQVFSEMVNIVKERSTKIKTVDVRDFAHDYTEGLSSEKTKEWNDLITVATHFIVVTPEYNHGYPGELKMLIDAGAVPNYSGKKWLFCGVSSGTVGGARGIEGLKLVVNALEGFVDPKNVYVGPVSEFESQKEDFRKRVNIALDRFLK